One region of Miscanthus floridulus cultivar M001 chromosome 19, ASM1932011v1, whole genome shotgun sequence genomic DNA includes:
- the LOC136526866 gene encoding serine/threonine/tyrosine-protein kinase HT1-like isoform X1: MLSCFRLPRPFGGGGGGDADQQQPAAVSPRRGPSLPFAASLFAASPSTSGRGKSPWPPPEADDMEKKRWDSMESWSMLLDTVMGPGGEDSRSGRREEWMADLSQLFIGNKFASGANSRIYRGIYKQRAVAVKMVRIPERDEARRAELEEQFNSEVAFLSRLYHPNIVQFIAACKKPPVYCIITEYMSQGTLRMYLNKKDPYSLSPETILKLALDISRGMEYLHAQGVIHRDLKSQNLLLNDEMRVKVADFGTSCLETKCQATKGNKGTYRWMAPEMTKEKPYTRKVDVYSFGIVLWELTTCLLPFQGMTPVQAAYAASEKNLRPPLSNSCPPVLNNLIKKCWSANPARRPEFSYIVSVLEKYDHCVKEGMPVTAHQELRLWRSFAKIFRTGCITNNLSIPVHA, from the exons ATGCTCTCGTGCTTCCGGCTGCCGCGGccgttcggcggcggcggcggcggggacgcgGACCAGCAGCAGCCCGCGGCGGTGTCTCCCCGTCGGGGCCCGTCGCTGCCGTTCGCGGCGAGCCTGTTCGCGGCGTCCCCGTCGACGTCCGGGCGCGGTAAGAGCCCGTGGCCGCCGCCGGAGGCGGACGACATGGAGAAGAAGCGGTGGGACAGCATGGAGTCGTGGTCCATGCTGCTGGACACGGTGATGGGCCCCGGCGGCGAGGACAGCCGCAGCGGGCGGCGAGAGGAGTGGATGGCCGACCTGTCGCAGCTCTTCATCGGCAACAAGTTCGCGTCGGGCGCCAACAGCCGCATCTACCGCGGCATCTACAAGCAGCGCGCCGTGGCCGTGAAGATGGTGCGCATTCCGGAGCGCGACGAGGCCCGCCGCGCCGAGCTCGAGGAGCAGTTCAACTCCGAGGTCGCCTTCCTCTCCCGCCTCTACCACCCAAACATCGTGCAGTTCATCGCGGCGTGCAAGAAGCCGCCGGTTTACTGCATCATTACGGAGTACATGTCCCAGGGCACGCTGCGGATGTACCTGAACAAGAAGGACCCGTACTCGCTGTCGCCGGAGACGATCCTGAAGCTGGCGCTGGACATCTCGCGGGGCATGGAGTACCTGCACGCGCAGGGCGTGATCCACCGGGACCTCAAGTCCCAGAACCTGCTGCTCAACGACGAGATGCGCGTCAAGGTGGCCGACTTCGGCACCTCCTGCCTGGAGACCAAGTGCCAGGCCACCAAGGGCAACAAGGGCACCTACCGCTGGATGGCGCCGGAGATGACTAAGGAGAAGCCCTACACCCGCAAGGTggacgtgtacagcttcggcaTCGTGCTCTGGGAGCTCACCACCTGCCTGCTCCCGTTCCAGGGCATGACGCCCGTGCAGGCCGCGTACGCTGCCTCAGAGAAG AACCTGCGCCCGCCGCTGTCAAACTCGTGCCCGCCGGTGCTCAACAACCTGATCAAGAAGTGCTGGTCGGCGAACCCGGCGCGGCGGCCGGAGTTCAGCTACATTGTGTCGGTGCTGGAGAAGTACGACCACTGCGTGAAGGAGGGGATGCCGGTGACGGCGCACCAGGAGCTCAGGCTCTGGCGCTCCTTCGCCAAGATCTTCAGGACGGGCTGCATTACCAACAACTTGTCCATACCGGTGCATGCGTGA
- the LOC136526866 gene encoding serine/threonine/tyrosine-protein kinase HT1-like isoform X2 has translation MLSCFRLPRPFGGGGGGDADQQQPAAVSPRRGPSLPFAASLFAASPSTSGRGKSPWPPPEADDMEKKRWDSMESWSMLLDTVMGPGGEDSRSGRREEWMADLSQLFIGNKFASGANSRIYRGIYKQRAVAVKMVRIPERDEARRAELEEQFNSEGTLRMYLNKKDPYSLSPETILKLALDISRGMEYLHAQGVIHRDLKSQNLLLNDEMRVKVADFGTSCLETKCQATKGNKGTYRWMAPEMTKEKPYTRKVDVYSFGIVLWELTTCLLPFQGMTPVQAAYAASEKNLRPPLSNSCPPVLNNLIKKCWSANPARRPEFSYIVSVLEKYDHCVKEGMPVTAHQELRLWRSFAKIFRTGCITNNLSIPVHA, from the exons ATGCTCTCGTGCTTCCGGCTGCCGCGGccgttcggcggcggcggcggcggggacgcgGACCAGCAGCAGCCCGCGGCGGTGTCTCCCCGTCGGGGCCCGTCGCTGCCGTTCGCGGCGAGCCTGTTCGCGGCGTCCCCGTCGACGTCCGGGCGCGGTAAGAGCCCGTGGCCGCCGCCGGAGGCGGACGACATGGAGAAGAAGCGGTGGGACAGCATGGAGTCGTGGTCCATGCTGCTGGACACGGTGATGGGCCCCGGCGGCGAGGACAGCCGCAGCGGGCGGCGAGAGGAGTGGATGGCCGACCTGTCGCAGCTCTTCATCGGCAACAAGTTCGCGTCGGGCGCCAACAGCCGCATCTACCGCGGCATCTACAAGCAGCGCGCCGTGGCCGTGAAGATGGTGCGCATTCCGGAGCGCGACGAGGCCCGCCGCGCCGAGCTCGAGGAGCAGTTCAACTCCGAG GGCACGCTGCGGATGTACCTGAACAAGAAGGACCCGTACTCGCTGTCGCCGGAGACGATCCTGAAGCTGGCGCTGGACATCTCGCGGGGCATGGAGTACCTGCACGCGCAGGGCGTGATCCACCGGGACCTCAAGTCCCAGAACCTGCTGCTCAACGACGAGATGCGCGTCAAGGTGGCCGACTTCGGCACCTCCTGCCTGGAGACCAAGTGCCAGGCCACCAAGGGCAACAAGGGCACCTACCGCTGGATGGCGCCGGAGATGACTAAGGAGAAGCCCTACACCCGCAAGGTggacgtgtacagcttcggcaTCGTGCTCTGGGAGCTCACCACCTGCCTGCTCCCGTTCCAGGGCATGACGCCCGTGCAGGCCGCGTACGCTGCCTCAGAGAAG AACCTGCGCCCGCCGCTGTCAAACTCGTGCCCGCCGGTGCTCAACAACCTGATCAAGAAGTGCTGGTCGGCGAACCCGGCGCGGCGGCCGGAGTTCAGCTACATTGTGTCGGTGCTGGAGAAGTACGACCACTGCGTGAAGGAGGGGATGCCGGTGACGGCGCACCAGGAGCTCAGGCTCTGGCGCTCCTTCGCCAAGATCTTCAGGACGGGCTGCATTACCAACAACTTGTCCATACCGGTGCATGCGTGA